TCGGGCCGGGGGGCGAGGGCCAGGAGCGGCACGGCTCGACGCACCGGAACCAGGCCAGGCGGTTCACCAGCGGGTTGATGGCGTTTCCCGCCCTCGGCCACGCCACCATCACCGGGCCGCCGGAGGTGGGCGCCGAGGCGTGGTTTCCCGAGTTCCCCAACGATCCGGTGGTGGCGGAGTACTTCAAGGAGGTGGAGGCCAGGCGGCGGGAGCGGCAGAAGGGCAAGGTCACCGTGACCCCGGGCAACGGCAGCATCTTCCCCAACACCTCGTTCCATCCTTGGTTCCCGCGCACCATGGTGGTGTGGCATCCGCTGGGCGCGGGCCGGACCGAGGCGTGGCGCTGGTACCTGGTGGACCGGGACGCCCCCTGGGAGGTCAAGGACCTGCTGCGCCGTTACTACATGCGCTTTTCCGGCCCGGCGGGCATGGTGGAGTCCGACGACATGGACAACTGGATCTACGCCACCGAGGCCAGCCGGGGCACCATCGCGCGCCGCTACCCTTACCACTACGGCATGGGGCTGGGGTTCGCGCAGCCCGTGGAGAACCTGCCCGACGCGGTGACCGTCAAGGCGTCCTTTTCCGAGGAAGGCGCCCGGGCGTTCTACCGGCGCTGGTCGGAGTTGATGAGTGACCAGCCGTAAGGCCACGCTGGCGGGAAAGGTGGCTCCGGCCCCGGACGGCGCCGGGCTTGCCTACCTGCTGCTGGCGCAGGAGGTGCACGAGTTCCTGTGCGCCGAGGCGGACCTGCTGGACGAGCGCCGCTACGAGGAGTGGCTGGAACTCCTGACCGACGACGTCTCCTACTGGGCGCCCATGCGCCGGAACGTCCAGTTCGGCCACTGGGACACGGAGAACACGCGCCAGGGCCGGGACATGAACTGGTTCGACGAGGGCAAGAGCACCCTTCGGCTGCGCATCAAGCAGATCACCTCCGGAGTCCACTGGGTGGAGGAGCCCGCGCCGCGGGTCTCCCGGCTGATCACCAACGTCCACGGCCTCCGGGCCACGCCGAGCCTGGAAGAACCCGAGGAAGTCAGCGTCAAGTACCGCGTCCTGATCTACCGCAACAAGCTCGAGGACAGCACCGACGTCTTCGCCGGCAAGCGCGACGACGTGCTGCGCAAGGTGGACGGCCGGTGGAAGATATGCAAGCGCGTCATGCTGCTGGACCAAAGCGTGCTGCTCTCCGCCACCATGCCGTTCGTGCTGTAGGGCGCCATCGTTGCCCGTTTTCCGGCGCATTCGAAGAGAGACGCTCCGACCCGCGGGCTCCGTCAGACGTCGATGAAGAGTTCGCGAAGGTCGGGCCTGTGCGAGATGAGGCCTTGGGCCAGGGAGTAATCCAGGAACTTCTCCAGGCCCTTGCGGTTGGCCTCCAGGCCGTGGGGCCAGGGGTCGGAGCCGAGGACTTCCGCGGTGCCGTCGACGTACTCGGAGAACCACGGCAGCACCCCGGCCGTGCTGACCCGCTCCAGCCGCTTGAAGAAGGCTTCCTTCTCCTTCCTGAGCACCCGCTCCACCTTGCGCGCGATCCCGAGCCCCTTCTCCAGGTGCTTCTCCCTGATGGCCATCAGGTGCATGAGCGGGATGACGCCGTGCCTGCGGAAGTATTCTTTCTCCCGTTCCACGGCGTCGGGGAAGAGGCAGCGCACGGCGCCGTCGGGCACCGGCGGCCTGGTCAGGTGCGCGTAGATCACCGCGTCGAGTTTCTTCTCCAGGAGCCAGTCGAAGAGCCGCGCTTCCCCGCCCGCGTTCTCCACCTTGCCGGCGAGTTCCCGGGGCAGCCTGACGCGCTCCACCCGTCCGGTGACCCAGCGGATGTCCTCCGGCCTGACGCCGTAGTCGTCCTCAAGGATGCCGCGAATCCACACCGCCGCGGTCATGTGATAGTCCGGCACCCCCACACGCTTGCCCTTGAGCTGCTCCCCGCTCACCAGCTTGCTGTCCGCGCGCACGAACAGCGCCGAGTGGCGAAAACGCCGGGACGTGAAGATGGGGAATGCCTTGTAGGCGCGCCAGCCCCGCTCCCGCATGATGGTGTAGCTCGACAGCGACAACTCCGTGACATCGTAGCGCGGCGACCGCAGCACCCGCCGGAACAGCTTGTTCGGCGGGTCCACGTAATGCCAGCGAATGTCCAGCCCGTACGCCTGGTGGCGCCCGCTCGTGAGCGCGCCGAAGAACGGGTAGTCATTGCTGGCCAGGGTGAGGGAGATGGGACGGGAATCGTTCCGTGATGGTTTGTCGGCCAAGTCCTTCTCCTTCCGGGACGGGCGTATGTTCAGGCCGGCGAAGTGTACGGCCTGCACCGCACCTCGTCGCCGATGTCGAACCGCATCAGGTCTTCGCCCAGCACCAGCGGTCCGGCGTAGGTCGCGCGGGTGGCCGGGACCAGGTCGGCGTCGGTGGCTTCGCCGAAGAGGAGGATGTGGTTGTAGACGGCGAGCCGGGGGCGGGTGCGCGCGAACACCTTGCCGGCGTCTTCCGGGGTGGTGTGGTTGCGGCGGATGCGTTCCAGGTTGGCGCGCTCCAGGCCTCCGCCCATGCCGTGAGTGACCTCGTGAACCAGGAGGTCGACGTCCTGCGAGTGCGCCATGAGGTTCTCATTGAAGGTGGTGTCGCCGGACAGGACCGCGGAGCGGCCGTTGAAGTCGATGCGGTAGCCGAAGGCGTCGAGCTGCTCGCCGCCGTGATCGACCTCGAAGGCGGTGACGCGGATGCCGTCCGAGTCGAAGACGACGCCCTCCTCGATCTCGGTGGATTCGAGCTTCACGCCGTCGGCGTTGTAGCTGTGGCTGCGCACTCGGATGTCGGTGGCGAAGGCTAAGGGGAGGTGCTCGGCCATTTGGTTCGTGCCCTCGGGTCCCCAGACCTTGAGCGGCACGGTGCGCCGGCCCCAGGGCCGGCCGATCCAGCCGGTGAGCCAGAGATCCGCGAAACCCACCACGTGGTCCGAGTGGTGGTGGGTGAGGAACATGCCCGTGATGTCGCCGAAGGGAAGCCCGAGCTGGTGCAGGCGTTGCAGCGCGCCGCGTCCGGCGTCGAACAAGAGCTTCTCGCCCCCTGCCTCCACGAGCGTGCTCGGCCCGAAACGGTCGAGCACGGGCGGCGGCGCACCCGTGCCCAGAAGGGTCACGCGAAAGAGATCATCGAATTCGTCTGCCATGCAGGCTCCCTACCGGTCTGCCCGGATACGGCTTAGCGGGCCTGACCAGCCGAGGATGCGGCGGTCGGCGGTGACAAGGCGGTGACCTTCCAGTGCCGTGGCGACGATCATGCGGTCCGCGGGATCGGCATGGAACTCGGGAAGACCAATGGCGCGGACGGCGATGGATCCATTGACCGCGATTTCTACTATGCCCTGGTCGAGCAGCTCGCGACGCCAGTGGGCGACGTCTTCAGGGAATCGAATCCGTCCCTTTTGTTGAAGCAACGCGATTTCCCAGAACGAAATCGCCGAGACGGCGACCTCCTCCGACGCCCATGCGCGGTCGATTTCCACTCGGGCATTGCCCCCGAGTCGGTCTTCATCCAATCTGGTCCAAAGGATGACGTGCGTATCCAGGACAATCACGAATCGCCGCTCCACGTCTTGCCCTTATCGGCCTCCCACTCCACATTGATGGGCTCGATAATGTCACCGATTATCTCAATTCTCCCCCTGTCGATGCCGAACAGGCTCTTGGGTCGTTCCCGGTAGGGCACCAGCCGCGAGACCGGACGGCCGTTCTTGGTGATGACGATCTCATAGCCGCCCTCGGCGACATCATCCATCAGCTTCAGACACTTCGCCTTGAACTCGGACGCCTTGATCGTCAGGGTTGTCTCGGCCATGGATCGCTCAACCTCCTTCAAGGTAGCCAGGGGTTCCTGTATTTGACCATGGTGCTGACCATGGTATCAAGGTGCTTCCCACTCCGCAATGCCGCCGGGGACCACGTGAAACAGCGGGTGCGGCAGGGGGGAGGTTTCCGCGAGCAATTCCTCGTGCCGTCGGGGTGAGCGCCTGCTCAGCTTGTCCATCAGATGGCGCCACTCGAACTCCATCTGGCCCTGCGGCACGTTGATCTGTCGGGACGTGCGGCGGCGCGCGATTCGACGTCGATCGAACCGGTAGCCGCGCGCCGCCGATTCCGCATGGACGATCCGCAGGTACTGGGCGATGGAGGACAAGGGGGGCGGGGTGCTGGCGAAAACGGAGCAACTGCGGATGGTTGCGGTATCCGGCGGTCGTCCCTGCCAGGACGGCCTGAGCGAGGAGCGCTTCCCGCCACAAGGCGACGAGCCCGCGTGCGTCGAGGTACCTCGGATGGAGACTCCACAAGCGCATGTCATCAGCATCACATCGGATCCGTCCCGGAGCAAGATGGGTCAGGAACCTTCGTATCGTGACGCGGGACAACGGCAGGTCAATGAGACGCGGTACCCGTATGTTCATATGGTCCGGAACGGCGGTTTCGTGGTAGCCTGATCGGCAGGGCGAACGGGATTTGATGGAGGTCGTTCGCCGAAACCAGTACCCCACGATGAATACGTCGGTGTCCATGGAAACGCCGTCCGGCAAGGCCGCGGCGGATGAGAATTTTCCGGTGGGCTCGTGGCTCTTGCCGGCGCGCCTGCGCCCGCACATCGCCACCTTCTACGCCTACGCCCGGGCCATCGACGACATCGCCGACAACCCGGCCCTGTCGCCCGGCGACAAGATCGCGCGCCTCGACGGTTTCGCCAACGCGGTCACCGGCGCCGGTGCCTCGGAGCCGGCTTTCGGCAAGGCGCACGCCATCCGTCGCAGCCTGGCCGAGACCGGCGTGACGCCCCGGCACTGCGTGGACCTGACCCGGGCGTTCAAGCAGGACGCGGTCAAGCTGCGCTATGACGACTGGGACGATCTCATGGGTTACTGCGACCTGTCGGCGGCGCCGGTGGGCCGCTACCTGGTGGACCTGCATGGCGAGTCGCCGGCGGCCTACCCCGCCTCCGATGCCCTGTGCAACGCCCTCCAGGTGCTCAACCACCTCCAGGACTGCGGCGAGGACTACAAGGCGCTGAACCGGGTCTACCTGCCGCGTGACTGGATGTCGGCCGCGGGAGCCGATGTAGGAGCCCTGGCGCATGGGGGCGCCGGCGCCCCCATGCGGCGGGTGTTGGACCGCTGCCTCGACCACACGGACCGGCTTCTGGAAACCGCGGACGCGCTGCCCGGCCACCTGCGCAACCTGCGTTTCGCCATGGAAGCCGCGGTCATTGTCGCCATCGCCTGGAGGCTCAGCGCGGAACTGCGCCGGCGCGATCCGCTGGCCGAACGGGTGGTGTTGACCAAGGTCCAGTACGCGGCGTGTTGCGCGCGCGGCATCGGCCGGGTGCTGTTCGAGCGGGCCTTGCGACGCAACCGCGGGCCGGGACCGCCTCGTGCCGGCACGCGCGGCGGCGAGGATGCGTCGAATGGCGGAAGGTAGGCGCACGGCGGGCTCGGCAGCCCCGGGGGAACGTGCCACGGAGCCGTGGACCCACGTTCACCGGGTTGTGGCGCGCTCGGGCACGTCGTTCCTGTGGGGCATGCGGGTGCTGCCGGCGGAGCGGCGCCGCGCCATGTACGCCATCTACGCATTTTGTCGCGAAGTAGACGACGTGGCCGACGAGCCTGGGGACAGCGCGGAGAAGAAGCGCGGATTGGCGGCGTGGCGTGAAGAGATCGCGCGGCTCTACGCGGGCGAGCCGCGGTGGCTTACGACAAGGGCGCTGTTGCAGCCCGTGCAGCGCTACGATTTGCCGCGGGAGGAGTTCCTCGCTGTTATCGACGGCGTCGAGACCGACACGGCGCCGGCGGTCAGGATGGGGACCCTGGATGACCTGCTGCGCTATTGCCGCAGGGTGGCGGGTGCCGTGGGGATGCTGTCCATACACGCGTTCGGCGTGCCTCGGGACCCTGGATACCAGATTGCCGAGACTCTCGGGAACGCCGTGCAACTCACCAACATCCTGCGCGACGTGAAGGAAGACGCGGCCAACGGACGTCTCTACGTCCCCCTGGACCTGATGCGGCGGCACGGCGTGCCGGAGAGTCCCCTGAGCGCGGTGTGCGACCAGCCGGGGTTCGTCGCGGCGTGTGCGGAGCTGGCGGGGATGGCGCGCGACCACTACGCCGGTACCGAACGGCTGCTGGCCCCGCTCGGGCGGCGCCAAGTCCGCCCCATCGTACTCATGATGGCGGTCTATCGCGAGACGCTCCGGCTCCTGGAAGACCGTGGCTGGACGCGCATGGACCGGTCCGTGCGGCTTGGCCGGGCGCGCAAACTGTGGGTCGCGTTGCGCTACGGCCTTCTCTGAGCGCCTTCTTTCGTGGCCCGGACCTATGTCATCGGCGCCGGTCTGGCCGGCCTTTCCGCCGCGGTTTCACTGGCGCGGGCGGGGCGCGCGGTGACCCTGTGCGAAGCCAGCGGGCAGGCCGGCGGGCGCTGCCGGTCCTACTTCGATGACAGGCTCGGTTGCGCCATCGACAACGGCAACCACCTGCTGCTCACCGGCAACCGCTCCACCATGAGTTACCTGGAGGCCATCGACGCCGCCGAGGAGTTGGTGGGGCCTGCTTCGGCCTGCTTCCCGTTCCTGGACCTCCGCAGCGGCGAGCGCTGGCGCCTGCGCCCCAACGCCGGCCCGCTGCCCTGGTGGATTCTCGACCCGCGCCGGCGCGTGCCCGGCACGCGCGCATTGGAGTACCTCTCCGGCCTCCGTATCGCGCTGGCGGGTGCGGACCGCACCGTGACCGATTGCGTGGGCGATCATGGTTCCCTGTTCGAGAGGTTCTGGGAACCGCTGGCCGTGGCCGCGCTGAACAGCCCGGTGCGGGCCGGCGCCGCGCGTCTGCTGTGGCCGGTTTTGCGTGAGACCTTCGGCAGGGGAGAGGCCGCCTGCCGGCCGCGCATCGCCCGGACCGGGCTCTCCGGGACGTTCGTGGACCCGGCGCTGGAGCTGCTGTGCCGGCGTGGCGCCGCCGTCCGGTTCGGCACCCGGTTGCGCGCCATCGCCGGCGAGGGCGGCGCGGCGCGGGGCTTGGATTTCGGCACCGAAGCGGTGGCCTTGAAAGACGGCGACAGCGTCGTCCTGGCGCTGCCGCCGCAGGTCGCGGCGAGCCTGGTGCCGGACCTCGCCGTCCCCGAGGAGAGCCACGCCATCGTCAACGCCCACTTCCGCCTGTCGGAACGCGGTGGCCTGCCTGAAGACCTGCCGTTCCTCGGGCTCATCGGCGGGACGGCCCAATGGCTGTTCGTCCGCGGCGATGTCGCGTCCATCACCATCAGCGCGGCCGACGGCATGGTCGACGAGGACGCCGACGCCATCGCCCGCAAGACGTGGCGCGACGTCGCCGCCGCCCTGGGGCGCCCGCCGCGGCCGCTGCCGCGGTACCGGGTCGTCAAGGAGAAGCGGGCGACGTTCGCGCAGACGCCGGCGCAGGTGAAACGCCGTCCGGGCACGCGCGGCCGTTTCGCCAACGTGTACCTGGCGGGGGACTGGATCGACACCGGGCTGCCCGCGACCATCGAGAGCGCCGTCCGCTCCGGCCACATGGCGGCGCGCGCCATCGATGGGGGCGTTCCGTAGCGGCCGGAAACATTGACCCTTGGGTGCCGCTGTTGCATAGTGAGTCAGAGAGGAAGGAATTCCAGTGGCGAAACGACCCTTGCGTGTCATCCTGGCGCGGCCGCGTGGTTTCTGCGCCGGCGTGGTCCGAGCGGTGGACATCGTCGAGCGTGCGCTCGAGATCTACGGCGCTCCGGTCTACGTGCGGCACGAGATCGTCCACAACAAGCACGTGGTGGACGGCTTGCGCGAGAAGGGCGCGGTCTTCGTCGAGAAGGTCTCGGACATCCCGAAGGGCGCGGTCACCGTGTTCAGCGCCCACGGCGTCGCTCGCAAGGTGGAGGATGCCGCCGACGCCCGCGCCTTGCAGGTGATCGACGCCACCTGCCCGCTGGTGAGCAAGGTCCACGTGGAGGCGCAGCGCTACGCGCGCCAGGACTATGAGGTGGTGCTCATCGGCCACGCCGGCCACCCGGAAGTCGAGGGCACCATGGGGCAGGTGCCGGGCACGGTTCACCTGGTGTCCAATCTGGCGGACGTGGCGGAGCTTCGGCCCGCCGACCCGGCCAAGCTCTCCTACGTGACGCAGACCACCCTTAGCGTGGACGACACCCGTGAGATCATCGCGGCGCTGAAGTCCCGTTTCCCCGAAATCCTCGGCCCGGACGTGAAGGACATCTGCTACGCGACCCAGAACCGGCAGAGCGCGGTGCGGCTTCTGGCGGCCGAGTCCGACGTGATCCTGGTCATCGGCGCGGACTACAGCTCCAACTCGAACCGGCTGCGGGAGATCGGCGAGGAGGTCGGAACCGTCAGCTACCTCATTCCGGACGCCGCCGGCCTCGACCCGGCCTGGCTGGAAGGCGCCGAGTCCGTTGGGGTCACCGCCGGCGCCTCGGCCCCCGAGGACTTGGTGCAGGGACTGGTGGACCGGCTCCGCGAAGGGTTCGACGTCACCCTGACGAGCCTCGACGGCATCGACGAGAACGTCACCTTCAAGCTGCCGCGGGAACTGACCGTCGAGTCGCCCTCTCCGGCGTGAGGGGTCAAAAATGGTAGGTCACGCCCATCTCGACGAAGCTGTCGCGCCGGGTCTGGGAGAGGTTCGAATCGTTGTTGTCCACGGCGACGAAGAAGGTTCCCGCGACCTCCAGTGACCACCGGTCGGTCAACCGCCGGGTCAGCTCAAGGCCCAGCGAGCGTGAAGCATACTCGAGGTCCCACAGTACGCTCACGGTTATCTGGGTGCCCTCCACGTCGTTCAGACCCAGCCGGAGGCCGGCGAAGGCTTCGTTGTTGAAGACGTTGGGGGCGTCGTCACCGCGGCCGTCGTAGGTCCATTCCACCAGCAGCCCCAGGTCCGCGTTCGAGTCGAAGACCGCGTTGAACGTGTATTCGCCGCCCGCCACGAAGGCCGCGTAGTCCTCTTTCTGTCCCAGCCCGTTCGATGCGCCGGCGCGGTGGATGACCTCGAGCTTCAGCAGCCAGGACTCGATGGTGAGTTGGGCGTCCACGCCGAACTGCCGGATCTGCTCGTAGTGCGGAAACAGCGATGGTTCACCGTTTGCCAGCAATGGCAGGCCATTCCGGTCCAGCAGCACGCGCAGGCTGGGCTCCCGGCTGGTGCCTTCGAAGACGCTCAGGCCGAGATCGAGGGGGCCGGCGCTCCGGCTGTACCGGGCCGCGAGGTCCACGTGCCACTCCTTGGCCGCGCTCTCGTAGGTGACATGCTCGTCGTCCACCACGAACCGTGAACGCAGCCGGCCCGACCGGCCCGGGAAGGTACGCTGCCGGTGATACGGCAGGGCGAACAACTCCAGCGCGCCCCACTCGCCGGCCCAGGTGAGATGTGCCATGAGCTGGCCGAGCTTGCTCTCTTCGTTGGGGTGCTCGACCAGGTCGGTCTGGTTGACGATGTCCACCAAGTGGCGCGATTCGGCGACTCCCCAGAACACGCGGTCGACGCCGAGGCGCAGCTCCCATTCCCCTTCGCCGGCCTCGCCGTAGATCAGGAAATAGCCCTCGCGCAGGTCGGCATGGGTACGGCCCCGGTCCCCGGCATCGTAGCGAAAGAACGGCTTTACCGTGAGGCTGCGCCCCTCGTCGTCCTCAACGTAGAGCTTCGGCTCGACCACGAACCCGGAGTTATGGGAATCCTGGCCGGGATGGGCGTTGTCCTGGTAGAACCACCGGCCTTCCGCGGCAATGCGACCGGACAGTTCGCTGTGGGCGATCTCAAGGGCGGCGGCCACTCCCGCGGCAAGGAACGTCGCGGCAAACCAGACCATGATCAGGGCCGCCGCGAGCCGGCATCGGCCGGAGGTATGGCGCGGCGCCGTTGCAAACCCGCCCGGGTCTCGACGACGCGGGGACGAGGGGTTCGCCGGCGATGGAGCGTGCATCAACGGATCCGTTTCAGCCCCGTCCGGGAGAAGTCGCGGTCATCGAGATCGGTGCCGAACTTGAAATCGGCCCATTCGAGCACCGTGCTCTTGCCGGTGAGGTGATTGACCATGGTCATCAGGCCGGCCTGCCAGTAACGGCCCAGATACTGCTCGTACTTCTCCAGCGTGAGGGTCTTCAGGTGCGCGTTCTTGCGGTCGAAGTACTCCACCTTCCAAACCCGCAGCTCGTCCTTGTCCTGCCACACGAGCTGCCGTTTGTAGCCGGACCGCTTCTCGGTCGGGAACCGCTCGGAGAGCGTGCACGTCAGCTTGCCGCAGGGCTCGTCGCGCAGGTACTTGTAGGTGAACCGCTCCACCTCCTGGACGCTCATGTCCTCGTAGGCGAACTCGCTGCCCATGAAGGAGCCGGAGCGGTTGGAAGAGCTGATGCGCTTCACCCGCTTGAGCGCCGGCAGGTAGAGCCACTGGTCGTCCGCCTTGGTGAGGTGGCCGTGGATCAGGAACGCCGTGCCCTTCACGTCCCGCGGCTGGTCGAACACGAACAGGCTCTTGTCGCCGTCGCCGTCCACCTCCAGGACCTTGATGCGGACCTGGCGCACGCTTTCCTGCCCCTGCTTGTTGCGCAGGGTCATGGTCTGGCGCGCGGTGAAGTTGCCGAAGCCCTTCCCGCGCGCGCGGGCTTCCTTGGCGATGCGGAGCCCCTTCTCCTCCGGAGTCTCCGAATGCGCCGCCGGCGGTCCCGCGAGACCCGCCAGCAAGGCCAAGCAGGGCAGGAACGACACCCATCGAAGAGGCGGAACGTGAATCATGCTTCCCTCCGGTCAAGGGCCATCAACAGAATCGGTAAAAGCAGAAAATCGCCCGCCAGTGCAAACAGAATCGTGCTGGTCACCATGAGGCCGAGGGCCCAGCTCACCTCGAATCCCGATGACGCGAACACCAGGAAGCCGGCGGCCAGCACCGCGGTGGTGACCCACAGCGCGTGCCCCACGGAGCGGAAGACGTAGCGCACCGCCTCGGGGGCCGCGAGGCCTTCCCGGCGGGCCTTGAGATACTTGCTGAGGAAGTGGATCGTGTCGTCCACCACGATGCCGAAGGAGATGGCGACCATCACCGAGGCCGCCAGTCCCACCTCGCCCACGAGCCAGCCCCACAGGCCGAAGGTCATGATGGCGGGAATGAAGTTGGGCACGAGGCTGATGAGGCCCAGCCGCACGCTTCTGAAGACTCCGATGAGAATCAGCGAGATGAGCGCCATGGCGACGATGGTGCCTCGCAGCATGCTCTCGATGTTGCGCCGGGACAAGTGGGCGAAGACCACGGTGAGGCCGGTGGCCTCGGTGGCGAGTTGCGGGGCGTTGGCGCGGAGCCAGGCAGCCCCGCGCGCATCGAGTTCGCGGTGTTCGCTTGACGACGAGCTGGTGACCACGACGGTCATGCGCGTGGCGGACTTGCCCACGTCGATGCGGTCGTTCAGGTCGCTGCCGAACGGCAGCGACAGCTCGTAGAGCAGCAGGTACTGCGCGGCGAGCTTGGGATCGTCCGGCAGCCGGTAGAATGCCGGGTCGTCGTTGTGCATGTTCTTGTTCAGGCGCTTCATGATGTCCGGAAACGCCTGCACGTGGCTCACCTCGGGCTGGCCGCGGAACCACTCGGCGAAGGCATCCACCTCCCGCAGGTAGGCCGGATCGGTGATGCCGCCGTCCCGTTCCGCCTTGAGCGAGTACTCCAGCGTGTTCAGGCTGGTGAGGTTGTCGACCACGAAGTCCGTGTGGCGCCGGAACTCGTAGCGGTGGTCGAAGTACCGGGTCCAGTTGTCGGTGAGGTGGATGCGGGGGACGCCGGTGGCCAGCGCCGCCGCCGCGAGAAGGACGGTCCACAGCAGCACCCGGCGGCGCGCCACCACGAAGGCGCCGAGCCGGTCGAAGAACGGCAGGCTCTCGGCGCGGGCGCGGGGCGCGCGCAGGGGCAGGAGGGAAAGCGTCGCCGGCAGCAGCGTCACGGCGTAGAGGAAGGCGCACCCCACGCCGAACGCCACGAAGTTGCCGAGCACGTGGAAGGGCGGCGAATCCGAGGAGTTCAGGCTGAGGAAGCCGATGGCCGTGGTGGCGGCGGTCAGGAAGACGGGATAGACGTCGGCCCTGAGCGCCTCGGCGATGGCTTCGTCCTTGCCGAGCCCGCGGCTCATGCCCAACAGGGTGGCGGCGACGATGTGCACCGAATTCGCCACGGATATGGCCATGACGATGATCGGTACGCCGGCGTTGGCGGGGCTGAACACCGCGCCCATCCAGCCGGCGAACCCCATTGTGGTGTTGACCGAAAACACGAGCACCAGGACCAGGGACACCGTGCCCCAGACCGAGCGCAGCAGCAGCGCCGCGCCGGTGACGATGATCAGGAACACCACCGGGGCCAGGGTCCCCAGGTCGTCTTCGGTGGCTTGGGCGAAGGCGCGGTTCATGACCACGAGGCCGGTGAGGTAGTAGTCGACGTCCGGATGGCCGGCGCGGGCCTTTCCCAGCACGTTCCGGAGGTAGTCGGTAATCTCGATCACCGCCGGGTCCGAGTCCTCCGGCAGCACGAAGGTGATGACCAGCCCCGCCACCCGGCCGTCGCGGGACACCAGGCGCTCGGCGATCTCGGGGGAGCTCAAGGCGATCTTCTCGACCCGCGCCACGTCCGCGTCGCTCAGGGACGAGGCGTCCTCCACCAGCGGCCCGACGATCAGGTCGTCTCCGTCGGCCTCGCTGTGGGTATAGTTGGTGAGGGAATCGACACGGGTGGAATGGGGCGCCTCCCACGCCGCGGCGGTGAGCTCTTCGATGGCGCCCAGGACCTCGCGGGTGAACACCGTGCCCGCTCGCGGAGCCACGGCGATGAGCGCGGAGTTGGCGGCGGAGTAGGTGTTCTCCAGGGCGTCGAAGGCCTCGAGCTGCGGATTGTCCTCGCCGAAGAGGACGCGGTGCTCGTTCTTGACCACGACATGGGGCACGCCGGCGCTCAGCGCCAGCATGACCAGCGTGGCGAGCCCGGCCACCAGCCACCGGTGCCGCAGGACGGCGGCAATGTACGCGTCCAAGGAGAGTCGGTTCATGAGTTGGAGCGTTTATCGGACGGACGCCGCGGGTACAAGCAGCGTCACCACTCGTTCGACTTCGATGAGTGGACGTGGTCGGGCATCTTGTAGCTCAGTCCGCCCTCGTCGTACACGGAGATCTGGATCATCTGGGAGAAGTTTCCCGACCTTATGAGCTGGTCGCTCTTCAGCATGCGCTGAAGGCGCTGTTTCATCCGGAACATGAACAGCGTCCCGAAGGTGGTGGTCTTGGGGTACTGGTAATGGTCGGCGAGTTCGTTGCCGATGAGCGCGCGGGAAAGGCGCCGGGCTAGGGCGGTCA
This genomic window from Deltaproteobacteria bacterium contains:
- a CDS encoding MMPL family transporter — translated: MNRLSLDAYIAAVLRHRWLVAGLATLVMLALSAGVPHVVVKNEHRVLFGEDNPQLEAFDALENTYSAANSALIAVAPRAGTVFTREVLGAIEELTAAAWEAPHSTRVDSLTNYTHSEADGDDLIVGPLVEDASSLSDADVARVEKIALSSPEIAERLVSRDGRVAGLVITFVLPEDSDPAVIEITDYLRNVLGKARAGHPDVDYYLTGLVVMNRAFAQATEDDLGTLAPVVFLIIVTGAALLLRSVWGTVSLVLVLVFSVNTTMGFAGWMGAVFSPANAGVPIIVMAISVANSVHIVAATLLGMSRGLGKDEAIAEALRADVYPVFLTAATTAIGFLSLNSSDSPPFHVLGNFVAFGVGCAFLYAVTLLPATLSLLPLRAPRARAESLPFFDRLGAFVVARRRVLLWTVLLAAAALATGVPRIHLTDNWTRYFDHRYEFRRHTDFVVDNLTSLNTLEYSLKAERDGGITDPAYLREVDAFAEWFRGQPEVSHVQAFPDIMKRLNKNMHNDDPAFYRLPDDPKLAAQYLLLYELSLPFGSDLNDRIDVGKSATRMTVVVTSSSSSEHRELDARGAAWLRANAPQLATEATGLTVVFAHLSRRNIESMLRGTIVAMALISLILIGVFRSVRLGLISLVPNFIPAIMTFGLWGWLVGEVGLAASVMVAISFGIVVDDTIHFLSKYLKARREGLAAPEAVRYVFRSVGHALWVTTAVLAAGFLVFASSGFEVSWALGLMVTSTILFALAGDFLLLPILLMALDRREA
- a CDS encoding outer membrane lipoprotein-sorting protein — encoded protein: MIHVPPLRWVSFLPCLALLAGLAGPPAAHSETPEEKGLRIAKEARARGKGFGNFTARQTMTLRNKQGQESVRQVRIKVLEVDGDGDKSLFVFDQPRDVKGTAFLIHGHLTKADDQWLYLPALKRVKRISSSNRSGSFMGSEFAYEDMSVQEVERFTYKYLRDEPCGKLTCTLSERFPTEKRSGYKRQLVWQDKDELRVWKVEYFDRKNAHLKTLTLEKYEQYLGRYWQAGLMTMVNHLTGKSTVLEWADFKFGTDLDDRDFSRTGLKRIR
- the ispH gene encoding 4-hydroxy-3-methylbut-2-enyl diphosphate reductase, which gives rise to MAKRPLRVILARPRGFCAGVVRAVDIVERALEIYGAPVYVRHEIVHNKHVVDGLREKGAVFVEKVSDIPKGAVTVFSAHGVARKVEDAADARALQVIDATCPLVSKVHVEAQRYARQDYEVVLIGHAGHPEVEGTMGQVPGTVHLVSNLADVAELRPADPAKLSYVTQTTLSVDDTREIIAALKSRFPEILGPDVKDICYATQNRQSAVRLLAAESDVILVIGADYSSNSNRLREIGEEVGTVSYLIPDAAGLDPAWLEGAESVGVTAGASAPEDLVQGLVDRLREGFDVTLTSLDGIDENVTFKLPRELTVESPSPA